GCCTCTCTTTGTCCGGACATTCATAATAAGTAACCCTGCTTATCCCCAAAAACATCCCCACCCGTCTTCATCTATTTCTCTAAGACAATTATTTATTGTATAAACGGCCTTTATAGGAACATACGGCCACCATTTGCCGGTCTTCCTTTTCCAATAAAGATGCCAACGATTATCGAAATCCGTATATCGCATTTGACAAAACTCCGAGCAGCTTGTTCTGGAAGGATCTCCGAAAAGCGGCCTCTTTTCCGCGAGAGTAATTTGATTATACTGCGTCTTAACAAGAAATCCGATTTTCGAACGGTGCTGGGGAGCCGCCTTGTTATAAAGATATTCGTTAATTTTTTCTAAGGCGGCTTTGCGTATCTCTTCAGACATTCTTTTCCGATAGGATAACGCGCGCAACCCTGAATCACTAGCTGCCTCATAAGCGTTCACATAATATTCTAAACGCTCCTTCGCAATACCGTTTTCTTTTGCGAGCTTTAGAAATGCGGCGTAACCGCTATCTACATCCAAATTTATCTTCGCGGCTTTCTTGACCAAAGAATATCTATCAGAATAGGCCATATTTATTCTGCTAACACTTCCTCTATTTTGAGAATAAAATCTTTTGCGTCTTCCAATATCCATTCCGCATCATCATTGGTAAGCACTTCAATCCCGTATTGATCTACCACCCTATCCTCTTGTGCTTTTTCTAGGGTATCGGCATATTTTTGCTCAAGCTGTTTTGCCCTCTTAATATAGATAATATACTCGGGCTTAACCTTTCCTCTTTTGACATAGAATTCTTTAAATGCCGCTATGGCACAATAGTGAGCCGTGGCTCGA
This genomic interval from Candidatus Kaelpia imicola contains the following:
- a CDS encoding HEPN domain-containing protein, which encodes MTKDIEKILHGCFHPKDGRSNLHKVPINTERVRQHIDKAHKNLRAMKIMFDNDLFDWTIICGYYAMYHAVLAVLFKIGIRATAHYCAIAAFKEFYVKRGKVKPEYIIYIKRAKQLEQKYADTLEKAQEDRVVDQYGIEVLTNDDAEWILEDAKDFILKIEEVLAE
- a CDS encoding DUF3024 domain-containing protein; amino-acid sequence: MDIGRRKRFYSQNRGSVSRINMAYSDRYSLVKKAAKINLDVDSGYAAFLKLAKENGIAKERLEYYVNAYEAASDSGLRALSYRKRMSEEIRKAALEKINEYLYNKAAPQHRSKIGFLVKTQYNQITLAEKRPLFGDPSRTSCSEFCQMRYTDFDNRWHLYWKRKTGKWWPYVPIKAVYTINNCLREIDEDGWGCFWG